TTTTGAGGTATGACCATGGGATTTTTGAAAGATTTATTCTTTGGTAATGATACAGAAAGTGAGGAATCGAACATGAGTGAAGAACTTAAGAATGAGGGAGCTCTCATTACTACAGATATGTTAGTAGGAGATATTATCAGTAAGCATCCGCTTGCATCTCAGTTTCTGATGGAGTGTGGCATGGGATGCATCCATTGTCCTGCTTCTCAGATGGAGTCTCTTGCTGAGGCATGCGCTGTTCACGGAATTGACGGCGATGAGATCGTAGATGCTCTTAATGACTACCTTCTTGAGCATAATGCTTAATTTGATATAACCTTCTTTAAGAATTAAAAAAAGGATCTGATGATTGAAAAGAGGTTATCGTGAACATAGACCATGGGTTCATCTCCGGGAAACATGAAGATCATCCGGTAGATGTACACCAATATGGTAAGGACTCCGGTAAAAAGAAGAGGATAGTAGAGGCCTTTAAGGCTCTTTCCTCTGACGTACCTCGTCCAAAAAGCTGCTAGCAGAAATGCAAGCCATAACGGGTAAACAGGATTGTAATGAAGTGCCTTAACAGGATGCAGTGTTACAAAAGCCCAAAAGGCTCTTGTGATGCCGCATCCCGGGCATGGATATCCGCAGATTAGGACAACAGGGCAGAAACGGTGGAACAAGAGATTAAGTATTCCCCACAGAACTGCTACTATGATGATAAATGTCGCGTTTCTGCGCAGATCTTTAATTATTCTACTAGTAATAGTGTTAAGTGTATTTCTCAAAATCTTTATTACTCTTTCAAGTTACTATTATCATTATTATTCTTGAAGCATTCCTAAGTGAACTTGTCTTGTCACAGATGCTCTCTGATGCGTTCCTAAGTGAATTTGCCTAGTCACAGATGCTCTCTGATACGTTCCTCAGTGTGTTTTACTTCTTCCCAGAATTCTCTTGCAGATAACCTGATAGCACCGCTGCTCATGACGATGACCTGTTCGATTGCATCGGAAGTAGCCACGGTTACGCGATATTTTTTGCCGATTTCATGAGCTGCCTTTTCTATGTACTGATCTGCGGTTTCTGCTTCCTTGGTGTAGATGACAGTGAGCCCTGAGTGATCCTCCATGTGCTCCGAGCCGCCGCGAACCCTGTAGGCATCAAAGACCAGGATAACCTGTTCTCTGCGATAGCCCTGGAAATTCACAATCTTATCTATCAGTGCATCTCTTGCAGCCTTTAAGTCAGTAGCAGCAAGGCTTTTGAGGTCGTCACTTGCATATATTATGTTATAACCATCAACCAGCAGATATTCTTTTTGGCGCTCAGCAATCCGCTGATCCTTTTTGCTGCTTTGCTTTCTGGTAGAAAGTGTAACTTCGGGAGCTTCATCAGGTTCAATCAGACCCTCAGCAATGGCTCTTTGTCTTTCTCTTTCTGCGTCCTGCTTTGCATAGCGTCTTCTGTCTTCCTCGGTTTCCACATATCTTGGCTTAATTGTTCCGTAAGTTCTCTCGAAGATATCTTTTAACTCATTCTCAGCCAAACGAAGGTCACGCTCAATCTCATCAAAAGTTCTGTCATCAGTAGTCTTGCGTGTACTTCGTGCCTGTAGCTTTTTGAGCGCGTCCATATCAATATTGTCTGTAAGGTCAGTGCCTGCTGTGATCCCTTTGTCGGGACTCCAGGCGCTTTCAAGGTGCATATGGGATCTGACTTCATCCCAGGGAATAATTGTGCCGGCGCCGTGGGAACAGAACACGGATGAAGCAGGATTAGCCGTATCAAGCTCAGGATAGTAGCCGATAGTTTCCAAAACCTCTTCGGTGTTGTGGCATGGAGCATAGCCGCTAAGAGTTGTGGATAAAACGCCTTCTCCGTGAGTGTAGCTCTTGAGTTCCTGGGCGTAGTCGTAGAGGCAGGCCGCCGGAACAGTGCCTGTAACTACGGATTTGCCATTTTCTATTTCCGGAAGACCAACAGTTCCGTTCATCTTCTGGATGTCAGTAAGAACCCTTCCTACGTTTTCCTGAGGAACCTCTATCCGGTAATCGAATATGGGCTCAAGCAGAACCGACTGAGCCTCCATCAGCCCCTGCCTTACTGCTCTGTAGGTGGCCTGCCTGAAATCTCCGCCTTCTGTGTGCTTTTCATGAGCTCTTCCTGTTAAAAGAGTGATCCTCATATCGGTTATTTCAGAACCTGTGAGGACGCCAACATGCTTTTTTTCCTGCAAGTGAGTTAGTATAAGCCTCTGCCAGTTGAGGGACAACTGGTCGGTAGAGCATTTATTGTCAAAAGATATACCGCTTCCGGGCTCTGTCGGCTCAAGAAGCAGATGAACCTCGGCGTAGTGCCTAAGCGGCTCAAAATGGCCTACTCCCTCAACAGGACCTGCGATTGTTTCCTTATA
The sequence above is a segment of the Butyrivibrio proteoclasticus B316 genome. Coding sequences within it:
- a CDS encoding DUF1858 domain-containing protein — encoded protein: MGFLKDLFFGNDTESEESNMSEELKNEGALITTDMLVGDIISKHPLASQFLMECGMGCIHCPASQMESLAEACAVHGIDGDEIVDALNDYLLEHNA
- a CDS encoding DUF2752 domain-containing protein; this encodes MRNTLNTITSRIIKDLRRNATFIIIVAVLWGILNLLFHRFCPVVLICGYPCPGCGITRAFWAFVTLHPVKALHYNPVYPLWLAFLLAAFWTRYVRGKSLKGLYYPLLFTGVLTILVYIYRMIFMFPGDEPMVYVHDNLFSIIRSFF
- a CDS encoding translation factor GTPase family protein, which gives rise to MNNYITIGILAHVDAGKTTLSEALLYTSGKIRKLGRVDHKDAFLDSYELERSRGITIFSKQAVFQYGGISYTLLDTPGHADFSPEMERTLQVLDMAILVISAADGVTSQVRLLWRLLDHYKVPTIIFVNKMDQPGADKNAVLSQLKDVLGNHCVDFDGVPEGSSLLDLSSPELQEELAVCDDKLLEKFLEGYVVTLQDVEELVRSRKTFPCIFGSALKLNGVKELLDTLTSLCSTGNSMDFIQQSAKSTMRTSNSLDFSAPEENPLTHESALNNNDKFSARVYKISRDAQGNRLTHMKIISGSLKVRDTIQDEKIDQIRLYNGDKFEALPEATAGMIVAISGLSSTRAGEGLGALKGSVSAEVIQPILSCALILPDDVDTISFYKKIKSLEEEEPMLLLSLHEATGEIMVQVMGDVQKEILHHLILTRFGIDVKFGQGQIVYKETIAGPVEGVGHFEPLRHYAEVHLLLEPTEPGSGISFDNKCSTDQLSLNWQRLILTHLQEKKHVGVLTGSEITDMRITLLTGRAHEKHTEGGDFRQATYRAVRQGLMEAQSVLLEPIFDYRIEVPQENVGRVLTDIQKMNGTVGLPEIENGKSVVTGTVPAACLYDYAQELKSYTHGEGVLSTTLSGYAPCHNTEEVLETIGYYPELDTANPASSVFCSHGAGTIIPWDEVRSHMHLESAWSPDKGITAGTDLTDNIDMDALKKLQARSTRKTTDDRTFDEIERDLRLAENELKDIFERTYGTIKPRYVETEEDRRRYAKQDAERERQRAIAEGLIEPDEAPEVTLSTRKQSSKKDQRIAERQKEYLLVDGYNIIYASDDLKSLAATDLKAARDALIDKIVNFQGYRREQVILVFDAYRVRGGSEHMEDHSGLTVIYTKEAETADQYIEKAAHEIGKKYRVTVATSDAIEQVIVMSSGAIRLSAREFWEEVKHTEERIREHL